The following proteins come from a genomic window of Malus domestica chromosome 02, GDT2T_hap1:
- the LOC114823184 gene encoding putative RING-H2 finger protein ATL69: MFAAEPPASAPGVGVGYGIAIAVSILVLISAIMLASYACVKVKGSTGRGHTGDAPSNYYEDRNRRFSTISNSTEPVVVLMGLDDPTIDSYPKLVLGESRRIPQRNDTVCSICLSEYKPKDQVRCIPDCHHCFHAECVDEWLRMSATCPVCRNSPAPSAGPSPLSDLVPLAFNAR; this comes from the coding sequence ATGTTCGCGGCGGAGCCACCTGCATCAGCCCCTGGTGTCGGCGTCGGCTACGGCATAGCCATTGCCGTCAGCATCCTCGTCCTCATCTCCGCCATCATGCTCGCTTCTTACGCCTGCGTTAAAGTTAAAGGCTCAACCGGCAGAGGTCACACAGGCGATGCCCCTTCTAACTACTACGAAGACCGCAACCGCCGCTTCTCCACCATAAGCAACTCAACGGAGCCTGTGGTGGTCCTCATGGGCCTCGACGATCCCACCATTGACTCGTACCCAAAGTTGGTACTCGGCGAAAGCCGGCGGATCCCTCAGCGCAACGACACCGTGTGCTCCATTTGCTTGTCCGAGTACAAGCCCAAGGATCAAGTACGGTGCATTCCGGACTGCCACCATTGTTTCCATGCAGAATGCGTCGATGAGTGGCTTCGCATGAGCGCCACGTGTCCGGTTTGTAGAAATTCTCCGGCTCCGTCCGCCGGTCCAAGCCCTCTGTCCGATTTGGTGCCACTGGCCTTCAATGCCAGGTGA
- the LOC114823183 gene encoding probable choline kinase 2 isoform X1 — MGTMENVNNREDRIPAEAREILQSMASQWEDVVDSKALQVIPLKGAMTNEVFQIKWPSRTGELSHKVLVRIYGEGVEVFFDRDNEIRTFEHMSKNGQGPRLLGRFPNGRIEEFIHARTLSACDLRDPDISALIASKLKEFHELDMPGPKVVTLWDRLRNWLSTAKRLSTPEEANSFQLDSIEKEIPLLEKELSGPHQRIGFCHNDLQYGNIMLEEESKSITVIDYEYASYNAVAFDIANHFCEMAADYHTDTPHILDYSKYPGSEERQRFVCLYLSFSGNQPTESEVEQLVQDVENYTLASHLFWGLWGIISEHVNEIDFDYMEYARQRFHQYWISRPKLLGSVGSPPNLVTDVKYGMHRADV, encoded by the exons ATGGGCACCATGGAAAATGTCAACAACAGAGAAGATCGTATTCCAGCAGAAGCTAGGGAGATTCTACAATCAATGGCTTCCCAGTGGGAAGATGTGGTAGATTCAAAGGCACTGCAGGTGATCCCTCTCAAGGGTGCAATGACTAATGAGGTTTTCCAAATAAAGTGGCCATCAAGGACAGGGGAACTGTCACATAAAGTTCTGGTTAGGATTTATGGTGAGGGTGTCGAGGTGTTCTTTGACAGGGATAATGAGATCCGGACATTTGAACACATGTCAAAGAATGGTCAGGGACCTCGTCTGCTTGGGCGTTTTCCAAATGGCCGAATTGAAGAGTTCATCCATGCACGG ACACTCTCAGCATGTGATCTACGTGATCCGGATATATCTGCTCTTATAGCTTCTAAATTGAAGGAGTTCCACGAACTTGATATGCCTGGTCCAAAGGTTGTCACCCTCTGGGATAGATTGCG AAATTGGCTCAGTACGGCCAAGAGATTGTCTACACCAGAAGAAGCTAACTCCTTTCAGTTAGATTCCATTGAAAAGGAAATCCCGTTACTGGAGAAAGAGCTCTCAGGGCCTCATCAACGCATTGGTTTTTGCCACAATGATTTACAGTATGGTAATATAATGCTTGAGGAAGAGAGTAAATCGATAACCGTAATC GACTATGAATATGCAAGTTATAATGCTGTAGCATTTGACATAGCAAATCATTTCTGTGAGATGGCAGCTGACTATCACACTGATACACCTCATATTTTGGACTACAGCAAATATCCTG GTTCAGAGGAGCGTCAGcggtttgtttgtttgtatcTGAGTTTTTCTG GCAATCAACCTACTGAGAGCGAAGTGGAGCAGCTGGTTCAAGATGTTGAGAACTATACCCTTGCAAGCCATCTCTTTTGGGGCTTATGGGGAATAATTTCG GAACATGTGAATGAAATTGACTTTGACTACATGGAATACGCAAGGCAGAGGTTTCACCAGTACTGGATAAGCAGGCCTAAGCTGTTGGGTTCTGTTGGATCTCCTCCAAATCTTGTAACTGATG TTAAATATGGTATGCATCGAGCTGATGTTTAA
- the LOC114823183 gene encoding probable choline kinase 2 isoform X2 gives MGTMENVNNREDRIPAEAREILQSMASQWEDVVDSKALQVIPLKGAMTNEVFQIKWPSRTGELSHKVLVRIYGEGVEVFFDRDNEIRTFEHMSKNGQGPRLLGRFPNGRIEEFIHARTLSACDLRDPDISALIASKLKEFHELDMPGPKVVTLWDRLRNWLSTAKRLSTPEEANSFQLDSIEKEIPLLEKELSGPHQRIGFCHNDLQYGNIMLEEESKSITVIDYEYASYNAVAFDIANHFCEMAADYHTDTPHILDYSKYPGSEERQRFVCLYLSFSGNQPTESEVEQLVQDVENYTLASHLFWGLWGIISEHVNEIDFDYMEYARQRFHQYWISRPKLLGSVGSPPNLVTDGKQKGTEKH, from the exons ATGGGCACCATGGAAAATGTCAACAACAGAGAAGATCGTATTCCAGCAGAAGCTAGGGAGATTCTACAATCAATGGCTTCCCAGTGGGAAGATGTGGTAGATTCAAAGGCACTGCAGGTGATCCCTCTCAAGGGTGCAATGACTAATGAGGTTTTCCAAATAAAGTGGCCATCAAGGACAGGGGAACTGTCACATAAAGTTCTGGTTAGGATTTATGGTGAGGGTGTCGAGGTGTTCTTTGACAGGGATAATGAGATCCGGACATTTGAACACATGTCAAAGAATGGTCAGGGACCTCGTCTGCTTGGGCGTTTTCCAAATGGCCGAATTGAAGAGTTCATCCATGCACGG ACACTCTCAGCATGTGATCTACGTGATCCGGATATATCTGCTCTTATAGCTTCTAAATTGAAGGAGTTCCACGAACTTGATATGCCTGGTCCAAAGGTTGTCACCCTCTGGGATAGATTGCG AAATTGGCTCAGTACGGCCAAGAGATTGTCTACACCAGAAGAAGCTAACTCCTTTCAGTTAGATTCCATTGAAAAGGAAATCCCGTTACTGGAGAAAGAGCTCTCAGGGCCTCATCAACGCATTGGTTTTTGCCACAATGATTTACAGTATGGTAATATAATGCTTGAGGAAGAGAGTAAATCGATAACCGTAATC GACTATGAATATGCAAGTTATAATGCTGTAGCATTTGACATAGCAAATCATTTCTGTGAGATGGCAGCTGACTATCACACTGATACACCTCATATTTTGGACTACAGCAAATATCCTG GTTCAGAGGAGCGTCAGcggtttgtttgtttgtatcTGAGTTTTTCTG GCAATCAACCTACTGAGAGCGAAGTGGAGCAGCTGGTTCAAGATGTTGAGAACTATACCCTTGCAAGCCATCTCTTTTGGGGCTTATGGGGAATAATTTCG GAACATGTGAATGAAATTGACTTTGACTACATGGAATACGCAAGGCAGAGGTTTCACCAGTACTGGATAAGCAGGCCTAAGCTGTTGGGTTCTGTTGGATCTCCTCCAAATCTTGTAACTGATG GCAAACAAAAGGGTACCGAAAAACATTAG
- the LOC114823185 gene encoding protein MAINTENANCE OF PSII UNDER HIGH LIGHT 1-like: MAAAAQALIAAANTFTCTFPTQQRSFFFSRKLHKANHLTVVRASTEDADCNVEECAPDKEVGKVSVEWLAGEKTKISGTFPPRNRGWTGYVEKDTAGQTNIYSVEPAVYVAESVISSGTAGSSADGAENTAAIAAGIALIAVAAASSILLQVGKNSPPVVQKVDYSGPSLSYYINKFKPETIEALAPSVVESSQPEPSQIQVESEIQPEPSASEVSNIS; encoded by the exons ATGGCAGCCGCAGCACAAGCTCTGATTGCAGCAGCAAACACATTCACGTGCACATTTCCTACACAACAaaggagcttcttcttctccagAAAACTTCATAAAGCTAATCATCTCACTGTAGTTAGAGCTTCCACTGAAGATGCTGACTGTAATGTGGAAGAATGTGCTCCCGACAAGGAg GTTGGAAAAGTGAGCGTGGAATGGTTGGCTGGTGAGAAGACAAAAATTTCTGGGACATTTCCACCCCGCAATCGGGGTTGGACTGGATACGTTGAGAAGGACACTGCTGGACAGACAAACATATATTCTGTGGAG CCTGCAGTTTACGTAGCAGAAAGCGTGATAAGCTCAGGAACTGCAGGGTCTTCTGCCGATGGAGCTGAGAACACAGCAGCAATCGCAGCTGGGATTGCCCTCATTGCTGTTGCTGCAGCTTCATCAATACTCCTCCAAGTAGGTAAGAACTCACCTCCGGTGGTGCAGAAGGTAGATTACTCTGGGCCATCACTTAGTTACTACATCAACAAGTTCAAACCAGAGACAATCGAAGCCTTGGCGCCAAGTGTGGTTGAATCTTCCCAGCCTGAACCCTCCCAGATTCAGGTTGAGTCAGAGATTCAGCCGGAGCCTTCTGCGAGCGAAGTCAGCAATATCTCTTAG
- the LOC103407413 gene encoding uncharacterized protein: MSHSVDTLGFRSPQFSEDLAWLPGWLQQHQKEQLDECTNELKGTNLELASKDLRNFQGNTSEGKDANTFSREEVGYKSCHLFLSGEDNSAVSFASSPGNVLHFHLHLSSNGYSQCSPLQPLDASQNHIESNTVLSVQLNNTSVGSELKSHSKIGLNVGEINSLPPKSIEKPREDTVPPCPSNNKKSASHSGEKLDTRYLKAADISDAVELSIAASEALVINEIMGSGLPSDVLPTAVVLEAALQVKKARLEWLDDSLDGPAEETENCDSLSDLDDFTMADVYKDVGLSQSIPSDECACDSAISQVKETPLSGILYECVNLSDSSELRAQCVKFDDIPMQKELGQNLVMDLKSRENFHPESVNYEREQFHDKLVLGSNISVARYDPSALKNSDGFVMKQTVGSMVDVASFQHQNNVNFRPQAWDSGNSKGEDTVSYLASNRFRSRWLGGWTGQDASATPELKQNTKSVMKCFAGETSFFSESADIAPDVNSFVQVHDTKFYRTSQSSIAFSGLHDEDNNGIMLSQDVVTSSSLSPVDPLCSVVPCSISSENASLTLAHNQKDKENHNEECFRPTLELAVENSHTSSNPIIKFPHEDGPSMPIINGERSPVTVRRQMISLRTYSTLLPNLVSIFDGGSFYRDQSFELELDQRLNPLNKDVPCNRSSDKRSYNESLPSNTVSSYSAGRDDEGNSETTLDANPVGTLKNQKRSYHETEGNGNELPIQALKKRRQPLIFNHRSRFRIQASKPLMNNSTVEKHLKLDLLPENVVKLQQNEELQTIQSECKNFLDRDVLVKKRVHFCEADIAVQLNKNLQKLDSSTKYCSNARVSKRWKHPKFRSHERSSCTNCHLKSGKRLLFHGIDFLLTGFSSQKEKDIEREIWKHGGIVLSDIPSPNLRAKRSVRSNGYHLPVILCMKKLQTTKFLYGCAVNSLILKVDWLTNSISAGCILPPEKYMILPNRADAEHIIIGEPFHNCEYVFEKVGIMLHGKHSFYSKLAKIIKHGGGKVFKTLQWLVHSLDKEKVTLGAIVAEDESRTSRHLRQCASEQRIAVMPASWIIKSLYLGKLLPSPDNGHPALPTIKISEIPVSAKVSEDV; this comes from the exons ATGTCTCATTCTGTCGACACGTTAGGGTTTCGTTCTCCACAGTTCTCCGAG GATTTAGCTTGGCTTCCTGGTTGGCTTCAGCAGCACCAGAAAGAACAATTGGATGAATGCACCAACGAACTTAAGGGTACCAACTTAGAGCTAGCGTCCAAG GATTTGAGAAATTTTCAAGGAAACACTAGTGAAGGAAAAGATGCTAATACATTTTCACGCGAGGAAGTTGGGTACAAAAGCTGTCATTTATTCTTATCTGGGGAAGACAATTCTGCAGTTAGTTTTGCTTCATCTCCTGGAAAT GTACTTCATTTCCATCTTCATCTTTCATCAAATGGATATTCACAATGTAGCCCACTTCAACCTTTGGATGCTTCTCAAAATCATATTGAATCCAATACAGTTCTGTCCGTGCAACTAAATAACACCTCAGTGGGTTCTGAATTGAAGAGCCACTCCAAAATTGGCCTAAATGTTGGTGAGATAAATTCTTTACCTCCAAAGTCCATTGAAAAACCCAGGGAGGATACTGTTCCACCCTGTCCCTCCAATAACAAGAAATCAGCAAGTCATTCTGGTGAAAAGCTTGATACCAGGTACCTGAAAGCAGCTGACATCTCTGATGCAGTTGAACTCTCCATTGCAGCATCTGAAGCATTGGTTATAAATGAAATAATGGGGAGTGGGTTGCCTTCGGACGTATTGCCAACAGCAGTGGTACTGGAAGCAGCCCTTCAAGTAAAGAAAGCAAGATTGGAGTGGCTAGATGATTCCTTAGATGGCCCAGCCGAGGAAACTGAAAATTGTGATTCTCTCTCAGATTTGGATGATTTCACCATGGCCGATGTATATAAAGATGTAGGGCTGTCTCAGAGCATACCTTCTgatgagtgtgcatgtgattcAGCTATTTCTCAAGTGAAAGAGACCCCTCTCTCTGGAATTCTGTATGAGTGTGTAAATCTATCTGATTCTTCAGAGCTCAGGGCTCAATGTGTCAAGTTTGATGATATCCCTATGCAAAAAGAACTAGGACAGAATTTGGTTATGGATCTCAAATCAAGAGAGAACTTCCATCCAGAATCCGTCAACTATGAGAGGGAACAGTTTCATGATAAGCTTGTTCTGGGTTCAAATATCAGTGTGGCCAGATATGATCCTTCAGCTCTTAAAAATTCAGATGGTTTTGTCATGAAGCAG ACAGTTGGCTCTATGGTGGATGTAGCATCATTTCAGCATCAAAACAATGTAAACTTCCGCCCACAAGCTTGGGATTCAGGGAACTCTA AGGGAGAAGATACAGTAAGTTACTTAGCTTCGAACAGATTCAGGAGCCGGTGGTTAGGGGGTTGGACAGGCCAG GATGCATCTGCTACTCCAGAGTTGAAACAGAATACTAAAAGTGTGATGAAGTGTTTTGCTGGTGAGACGAGTTTTTTCTCAGAATCGGCAGATATTGCTCCAGACGTAAACTCTTTTGTGCAAGTGCATGACACCAAGTTTTATAGAACATCACAGTCAAGCATAGCCTTTTCTGGTTTACATGACGAAGATAACAATGGGATAATGCTCTCTCAAGATGTGGTGACATCTTCTAGCCTATCTCCAGTAGATCCTCTTTGTTCTGTTGTCCCGTGCAGTATTTCTTCAGAAAATGCTAGTCTTACATTAGCTCACAATCAGAAGGATAAGGAAAATCATAATGAAGAATGCTTTAGACCCACACTGGAACTTGCGGTGGAGAATTCACACACATCTTCAAATCCAATTATTAAATTTCCCCATGAGGACGGGCCATCTATGCCCATAATTAATGGTGAGCGTTCTCCAGTCACAGTTCGTAGGCAGATGATTTCACTCAGGACATATAGTACGCTTCTCCCAAACCTTGTTTCCATTTTTGATGGGGGAAGCTTTTATCGTGATCAGTCATTTGAACTAGAACTCGATCAGAGGCTGAATCCCTTGAATAAGGATGTCCCCTGCAATAGATCTTCTGATAAAAGGAGTTATAATGAGTCGCTTCCTTCCAATACTGTATCCTCATATTCTGCTGGAAGAGACGATGAGGGAAACAGTGAAACTACCTTAGATGCGAATCCTGTTGGAACACTGAAAAATCAGAAGAGAAGTTATCATGAGACTGAAGGAAATGGGAATGAGCTACCTATTCAAGCATTGAAAAAGAGGAGGCAGCCTCTTATTTTTAATCATAGGTCACGTTTCCGTATCCAGGCTTCTAAACCTTTAATGAACAATTCCACTGTGGAGAAACATCTCAAACTTGATTTGTTGCCGGAAAATGTTGTTAAGCTTCAACAAAACGAGGAACTCCAAACTATACAATCTGAATGCAAGAACTTCCTTGACAGAGATGTGTTAGTGAAAAAGAGAGTTCATTTCTGTGAAGCAGATATTGCAGTTCAGCTGAACAAGAACCTCCAAAAGCTAGATTCTTCAACCAAATATT GCTCAAATGCTAGAGTAAGTAAAAGATGGAAACATCCCAAGTTTCGAAGTCATGAGAGAAGTAGCTGTACAAATTGTCACCTTAAGTCTGGGAAGAGATTACTGTTTCATGGTATAGACTTCCTGCTTACAGGATTTTCTAGTCAGAAGGAAAAGGACATTGAACGAGAAATATGGAAACATGGTGGCATTGTTCTTTCTGATATTCCTTCTCCAAATTTAAGGGCAAAAAGAAGCGTACGATCCAATGGCTACCATCTTCCCGTTATTCTATGTATGAAAAAG CTACAGACCACCAAGTTTTTGTATGGTTGTGCAGTGAACTCCTTAATATTAAAAGTTGATTGGCTTACTAATTCAATTTCGGCAGGCTGTATTTTACCACCTGAGAA ATACATGATACTACCGAATCGAGCTGATGCAGAGCATATCATTATCGGGGAGCCATTTCACAACTGCGAATATGTTTTTGAAAAAGTAGGAATCATGCTTCACGGAAAGCACAGTTTCTACAGCAAATTGGCAAAAATAATTAAG CACGGAGGCGGGAAGGTCTTTAAAACCCTCCAGTGGTTAGTCCACAGTTTGGACAAAGAGAAAGTTACTTTGGGAGCCATTGTTGCGGAGGATGAAAGTAGGACATCACGTCACTTGAGGCAGTGCGCGTCCGAGCAGAGGATAGCAGTGATG CCAGCTAGCTGGATCATAAAAAGCTTGTATTTAGGTAAGCTGCTTCCGTCTCCAGATAATGGCCATCCCGCTTTACCAACAATTAAGATCTCAGAGATCCCAGTTTCCGCAAAAGTGAGTGAAGATGTATAA
- the LOC103407412 gene encoding cytosolic sulfotransferase 15-like, giving the protein MHECVGALVYIRGVFASSTTSTTTSMAPTEEEKIGDECKQMLLSLPKERGWRTLHLYQFQGFWCQAAEIQSIITFQKHFQATDTDIVLATIPKSGTTWLKALAFATVNRHRFTTNSKSHPLLTSNPHDLVPFFEYKLYANNQIPDLTTTNLPDDQPRLFGTHIPFASLANSIRKSNSKIVYICRNPFDTFVSSWHFLNKVKPESKAQLSMEEAFDMYCKGIVGFGPFWDHMLGYWNESLLRPQKVLFLKYEDLKEDGVFQLKKLAKFLGCPFTLVEEKNGVIESISKLCCFENMKKLEVNKTGTSIKNFENKNLFRKAEVGDWVNYLSPKMVERLSRVIEDKLSGSGLRFKVFP; this is encoded by the coding sequence ATGCATGAATGTGTGGGAGCTCTAGTATATATACGTGGGGTGTTTGCGTCCTCTACCACCTCCACAACCACATCAATGGCACCCACTGAGGAAGAAAAAATCGGTGATGAGTGCAAGCAAATGCTTCTTTCTCTCCCCAAGGAGAGAGGTTGGAGAACCCTTCACCTCTATCAGTTCCAAGGCTTTTGGTGCCAGGCAGCTGAGATCCAGTCCATAATCactttccaaaagcacttccaaGCTACTGACACTGACATAGTGTTAGCCACCATACCAAAATCCGGCACCACATGGCTGAAAGCCTTGGCTTTCGCCACCGTCAACCGCCACCGTTTCACCACAAACTCAAAGAGCCACCCTTTGCTCACTTCCAACCCTCATGACCTTGTGCCTTTCTTCGAGTACAAGCTTTATGCAAACAACCAGATTCCTGATCTCACCACCACCAACCTTCCTGATGATCAGCCAAGACTCTTTGGAACCCACATCCCTTTTGCTTCTCTGGCTAACTCCATCAGAAAATCTAACTCAAAGATTGTTTACATATGCAGGAACCCTTTTGACACATTTGTGTCCTCTTGGCATTTCCTTAACAAAGTGAAGCCAGAATCAAAAGCTCAACTCTCTATGGAGGAGGCATTTGACATGTACTGCAAGGGCATAGTAGGGTTTGGTCCCTTCTGGGACCACATGCTGGGGTACTGGAATGAGAGCTTGCTTAGGCCCCAAAAGGTGCTTTTCTTGAAGTATGAGGACCTGAAGGAAGATGGTGTCTTTCAACTCAAAAAACTGGCCAAGTTTTTGGGCTGCCCTTTTACTCTGGTAGAGGAGAAAAATGGTGTGATAGAAAGCATTTCGAAGCTGTGTTGCTTTGAAAACATGAAGAAATTGGAGGTTAATAAAACTGGTACTTCTATTAAGAACTTTGAGAATAAGAACCTGTTTAGAAAAGCTGAGGTCGGAGATTGGGTCAATTATTTGTCCCCAAAGATGGTGGAGAGGCTGTCCAGGGTCATAGAGGACAAGTTAAGTGGTTCAGGTTTGAGATTCAAAGTGTTTCCCTAG
- the LOC103411826 gene encoding protein MIZU-KUSSEI 1, which translates to MAAAETQPPPPLLPASSPRSENPKPTTPTMNTPPPISLQPSTKKGPSKPTKLFRRFRAVFRSFPIISPSCKIPVSLHGNRIGDGHLHGGTRMTGTLFGCRKARVNLVIQESPRCLPMLVLELGIPTGKLLQDMGMGLVRIALECEKKPGQKTKVVDEPIWVLYCNGKKSGYGVRREPTEDDLSVMQVLHAVSMGAGVLPNETELPDGDLMYMRAQFERVVGSRDSETYYMMNPDGNNGPELSVFFVRV; encoded by the coding sequence ATGGCAGCAGCGGAAACACAGCCGCCACCGCCACTGCTACCAGCGTCGTCGCCACGGTCTGAAAACCCCAAACCAACTACACCAACTATGAATACACCTCCGCCTATCTCCCTCCAACCATCCACGAAAAAAGGTCCATCAAAACCTACAAAACTATTCCGGCGCTTTCGTGCTGTTTTCCGGTCATTTCCAATCATATCTCCTTCATGCAAGATTCCTGTTTCACTCCACGGAAACCGTATTGGAGATGGACACCTCCACGGAGGGACACGGATGACTGGAACCCTATTTGGGTGCCGTAAAGCTAGGGTTAACCTCGTTATCCAGGAAAGCCCTAGATGTCTTCCCATGCTTGTCCTTGAGCTTGGGATACCCACAGGAAAGCTCCTCCAAGATATGGGAATGGGGCTTGTTAGAATAGCCCTAGAGTGCGAAAAGAAACCGGGCCAGAAGACGAAGGTCGTTGATGAGCCGATATGGGTGTTATATTGCAATGGGAAGAAATCAGGGTACGGAGTTAGAAGGGAGCCGACGGAGGATGACTTGAGTGTGATGCAAGTGTTGCATGCAGTGTCCATGGGAGCTGGGGTGCTACCAAATGAAACTGAGTTGCCAGATGGTGACCTAATGTACATGAGAGCACAGTTCGAACGTGTTGTTGGGTCTAGGGATTCGGAGACATATTATATGATGAATCCGGATGGGAACAATGGCCCTGAGCTCAGTGTGTTCTTCGTCAGGGTCTAA